A region from the Deltaproteobacteria bacterium genome encodes:
- a CDS encoding class I SAM-dependent methyltransferase gives MSWLFAPIYDLLMKNTEAAGLGQWRKALLAQAHGCILEIGGGTGVNLPYYPSSVEKVVITEPDPGMKRQLDHKLKELGEGNFETASAQAEDLPFENISFDTVVSTLVLCTVNNPKQSLKEIFRVLKPGGKLLFLEHVHAHDNPNRAKWQGRIEPVWKHLAGGCHLTRDTLKSIQETGLTIEDVTHSSLRKAPSFIRPSIRGIATKSL, from the coding sequence ATGAGCTGGCTATTCGCCCCCATTTACGACCTCTTGATGAAAAACACCGAAGCCGCGGGTCTCGGCCAATGGCGTAAGGCACTTCTTGCTCAAGCACATGGATGTATTCTGGAAATTGGCGGTGGCACGGGAGTCAACCTCCCCTACTACCCTTCCTCGGTAGAAAAGGTAGTCATCACAGAACCAGATCCGGGAATGAAACGTCAGCTTGACCATAAGCTCAAGGAACTGGGCGAAGGCAATTTCGAAACCGCGAGCGCGCAGGCCGAAGATTTACCCTTCGAAAATATAAGCTTTGATACGGTCGTCTCCACACTTGTCCTCTGCACCGTGAACAACCCAAAGCAAAGTCTCAAAGAAATATTTCGCGTTTTAAAACCTGGTGGAAAATTACTTTTTCTTGAACATGTGCACGCTCACGACAATCCCAATCGGGCAAAATGGCAAGGGAGAATTGAGCCAGTATGGAAACATCTTGCGGGCGGATGTCATCTAACCAGGGACACGCTTAAAAGCATTCAAGAAACCGGTCTTACCATCGAAGACGTGACCCACTCGAGTCTTCGAAAAGCCCCCTCTTTCATCAGGCCAAGTATTCGTGGAATCGCTACAAAAAGCCTTTAA